The following coding sequences lie in one Thalassoglobus polymorphus genomic window:
- a CDS encoding DUF1571 domain-containing protein: MSSETTLYTRRRFVLNSVVTASALGAGALLGNKLFADPSQIASRVQDAPSSHPLIPALQMGTNSLKALDDVKDYTATFTKREMIGRNLTDAKMEMKYRHNPYSVYFKFISPSAGREAIYVAGENDGKMQAHEVGIAGLAGTLSLDVDGRLAMTDNRHPITMAGMHIMVSTLLEQWLSDTKLSGMTVNFYPNAKIGKIECKAIETSHRSPSSGAKYAMSRLYVDASTNYPIRVQQYEFPRKNKKQPELVEDYLYTDIKTNVGLKDIDFSTSNSKYDF; this comes from the coding sequence ATGAGTTCTGAGACCACATTATATACGAGACGTCGTTTTGTCCTGAATTCCGTGGTAACTGCTTCCGCACTCGGGGCAGGAGCACTGCTTGGGAACAAGCTGTTTGCTGATCCTTCGCAAATCGCTTCCAGAGTTCAAGATGCGCCGAGTTCTCATCCGTTGATTCCCGCCTTGCAGATGGGGACAAACTCCCTCAAAGCACTCGATGATGTCAAAGACTACACAGCGACTTTCACGAAGCGTGAAATGATCGGCCGCAATCTCACGGATGCGAAAATGGAGATGAAATATCGCCATAATCCTTATAGCGTCTATTTCAAGTTTATCAGCCCAAGTGCTGGCCGTGAAGCAATTTACGTTGCTGGTGAAAATGACGGAAAGATGCAAGCCCATGAAGTCGGGATCGCAGGGCTCGCTGGAACGCTGTCACTAGATGTCGATGGGCGTCTGGCAATGACGGACAATCGGCATCCAATCACCATGGCTGGTATGCATATCATGGTGTCAACCTTGCTGGAGCAGTGGCTTTCTGACACAAAACTGTCCGGAATGACGGTCAACTTCTATCCGAATGCCAAAATTGGCAAGATCGAGTGCAAAGCAATTGAAACGTCACATCGCTCACCTTCATCAGGTGCAAAGTATGCGATGTCCAGGCTTTACGTCGATGCGAGCACAAACTACCCGATTCGCGTCCAGCAGTACGAATTTCCGAGAAAGAACAAAAAGCAGCCGGAACTCGTCGAAGACTATCTCTACACAGACATTAAAACGAATGTCGGACTCAAGGACATCGATTTTAGTACCAGTAATTCCAAATACGATTTCTGA
- a CDS encoding DUF4332 domain-containing protein produces MQFSKISVDGFGVLSQLEIDQLSSGLNVVYGTNGAGKTTILEFLRGMVCNFERARRLRLLPPLKGGNPGGGLEIKVGSDFYDIMRHARPGHEDTLAIRPHHGDKESAPRIRQRLGKCDSDLVNTVFFVSGPESHSIQEMLRIAIRDGIDLKTQRKQATWIAEKINTVELERQDLFGPQPSRTNIEAIEKRQSEVALLLEKGIKQHQLRDTQWHANITQSTRDLNRLRAESNWLNAELQLVQSDLTEVNDRLWSHRERIVEEQQIVERSEPARELNWVTEIEEIDRQIAHAQQVLRDLASSRLQLTLASTELTGTDTPEQEIVFERQRSAITAIERQTQLLGKVLAELGDAENFSKCVCQDLQGQLSTSLKSIQQQIALMCQELSRQQSASEQLMLISQRDGVDQCELELTRQIQSLRLKRDELIHGCDRTTDERIQFRTKHELEHCNCDDHAHYIDGLSISKPSPQVVQDVVTTSKVVTTSNARPGDRELQAELQERKHQLQQQWQETLQKQRKAEARLLELQRLPGQFADDDSVMKLRHEHASLEQELADAREQWQSLAVLQTVLQRTQEKLKVETASPVIEEASTLLKKMTRGRYTAFRFNTQLEELVVTNENATELPIHALSRGTLEQAALSFRLSLWNEYRRRGIELPLILDEVLADSDEHRLSAAIETLVEFSAKHHQLIILTCQEHLANLFERSGVSIQSLPGSRRTKKSVNRLLTLSQAEAGADSKEVVAQETGTDQPLTGDDNESFAQLDRIQPDEPFWLQTMSPIGQIPSIGEQMSRRVGSIGVRTIADLIDLDPENTEIPLGSLQISAKTLRQWQAEGRLLCCVPDLTGRDAQLLIACGILSPSELAQADADDLFRKATQLRDSSREYGFLPWLNERSNWPDRTHFQNWVRSGQRARSYRAAHDWSVNRRRRDGSHRTPVSHISGRKSQPSERRTSGSTRHVQGAQAVKIHSVVESETQEAELRFFLNMSSPIVDAPSIGARTAERFEKIGVMTVSDFVNRDTEEMSGRLNSRRLTPDVLEEWQQQAILVCRIPELRGHDAQVLIACGFADVDEISSTTPTEMFKIVSPFVNSTKGQRLLRSAKTPDLEEVTSWIQYAQQSRSLRAA; encoded by the coding sequence ATGCAATTCAGTAAAATATCCGTCGACGGTTTTGGCGTTCTCTCTCAGCTGGAGATTGACCAGCTTAGCTCTGGACTGAATGTGGTTTATGGAACCAACGGGGCAGGCAAGACCACCATTCTGGAATTCTTGCGAGGAATGGTCTGCAACTTTGAGCGGGCACGTCGATTGAGATTACTTCCGCCACTGAAAGGTGGGAATCCCGGTGGTGGATTGGAAATCAAAGTCGGCTCTGACTTTTATGACATTATGCGTCACGCTCGCCCTGGTCATGAAGACACTCTCGCCATTCGCCCGCACCACGGCGACAAAGAATCGGCTCCTCGAATTCGTCAAAGACTCGGCAAGTGCGATAGCGATCTGGTGAACACCGTCTTCTTCGTCAGTGGTCCAGAATCACATTCCATTCAAGAGATGCTGCGAATCGCAATTCGCGACGGAATCGACCTTAAGACTCAGCGGAAGCAGGCAACCTGGATCGCAGAGAAAATCAACACTGTGGAACTGGAACGGCAGGATCTTTTTGGACCACAACCATCACGCACAAACATCGAAGCGATCGAGAAACGCCAAAGTGAAGTCGCCCTGCTCCTTGAAAAAGGAATAAAGCAGCACCAGCTGCGAGACACCCAATGGCATGCCAACATTACTCAATCGACACGCGATTTAAACCGCTTACGCGCCGAATCCAATTGGCTGAATGCGGAACTGCAACTCGTTCAATCCGATCTCACCGAGGTCAATGATCGACTCTGGTCTCACAGAGAGCGTATCGTTGAAGAGCAACAAATTGTTGAACGAAGTGAGCCAGCTCGTGAGCTGAACTGGGTCACTGAAATCGAAGAGATCGATCGTCAAATTGCACATGCCCAACAGGTGCTGCGTGATCTGGCAAGTTCGCGATTGCAATTGACGCTGGCATCAACCGAGTTGACCGGAACCGACACACCGGAACAGGAAATTGTTTTCGAGCGACAACGGTCCGCGATTACCGCAATTGAACGTCAAACACAACTTCTCGGAAAAGTCTTAGCCGAACTGGGAGACGCAGAGAACTTCTCGAAGTGCGTCTGTCAGGACTTACAGGGGCAACTCAGTACGTCTCTCAAATCGATCCAGCAACAAATCGCGTTGATGTGCCAGGAACTGAGTCGTCAGCAGTCCGCCAGCGAACAGCTGATGCTCATCTCGCAGCGAGACGGAGTTGATCAATGCGAGCTGGAACTGACTCGCCAAATCCAAAGCCTCCGACTCAAGCGAGACGAACTGATTCATGGCTGCGATCGCACCACTGATGAACGAATCCAGTTTCGCACAAAGCATGAACTTGAGCATTGCAATTGCGATGATCACGCTCACTACATCGACGGACTCTCCATTTCGAAACCGTCACCGCAGGTTGTCCAGGATGTCGTCACAACATCGAAGGTCGTCACGACATCCAATGCCCGGCCAGGTGATCGAGAACTCCAAGCTGAATTACAGGAAAGAAAGCATCAACTTCAGCAACAATGGCAAGAAACCTTGCAGAAGCAACGAAAAGCTGAAGCCCGACTCCTCGAACTTCAGCGGCTCCCCGGTCAATTTGCCGATGACGATTCCGTTATGAAGCTCCGCCACGAGCATGCCAGTCTCGAACAGGAACTTGCCGACGCTAGAGAACAGTGGCAATCATTGGCTGTGTTGCAAACAGTTCTTCAGCGAACTCAAGAGAAGTTGAAAGTCGAAACAGCCTCACCCGTCATTGAAGAAGCCTCAACGTTGCTGAAGAAGATGACACGAGGACGCTACACAGCGTTTCGCTTCAATACTCAACTGGAAGAACTTGTTGTCACCAATGAAAATGCAACGGAATTGCCGATCCATGCCCTCAGCCGAGGGACACTGGAACAAGCTGCGTTGAGCTTCCGACTCTCGTTATGGAACGAATATCGGCGACGCGGAATTGAGCTTCCGCTCATCCTGGATGAAGTTCTCGCAGATAGCGACGAACACCGCCTCAGCGCTGCCATCGAAACGCTCGTCGAGTTCAGTGCGAAGCATCATCAACTGATTATTCTGACTTGCCAGGAACACCTCGCGAATCTTTTCGAACGATCAGGCGTCTCAATCCAAAGCCTCCCCGGCTCTCGACGTACGAAGAAAAGCGTGAATCGCTTACTGACACTTTCACAAGCGGAAGCAGGAGCTGATTCAAAAGAGGTTGTCGCTCAAGAAACCGGCACTGATCAGCCTCTCACAGGTGACGACAATGAGTCTTTTGCACAACTGGATCGCATCCAACCCGATGAACCGTTTTGGTTGCAAACGATGAGCCCGATCGGACAAATCCCTTCCATCGGCGAACAAATGTCGCGTCGAGTCGGTTCAATCGGCGTCAGAACAATCGCCGACTTGATCGACCTTGATCCTGAAAACACCGAAATTCCTTTGGGCAGCCTGCAGATCTCAGCGAAAACCCTTCGCCAGTGGCAAGCCGAGGGACGGTTGCTGTGTTGCGTTCCAGATCTCACCGGACGAGATGCCCAACTGCTGATAGCTTGTGGAATTCTGAGCCCCAGCGAACTTGCACAGGCGGACGCTGATGACCTATTCCGCAAAGCGACGCAACTCCGCGATAGCTCTCGTGAATACGGTTTTCTTCCATGGTTGAACGAACGTTCAAACTGGCCTGACAGAACACACTTTCAAAACTGGGTCCGCAGCGGTCAACGTGCTCGTTCCTACCGAGCTGCTCACGACTGGTCGGTGAATCGCCGTCGTCGAGACGGATCACACCGGACTCCTGTCTCCCACATTTCGGGACGAAAGTCACAACCTAGCGAACGCCGTACTTCAGGATCGACTCGTCATGTGCAAGGGGCTCAAGCAGTCAAAATTCACTCTGTTGTTGAATCGGAAACTCAAGAAGCCGAGCTTCGTTTCTTCTTAAATATGAGTAGTCCAATTGTCGATGCTCCCAGCATCGGAGCGAGAACCGCAGAACGTTTTGAGAAGATCGGCGTGATGACAGTTTCCGACTTCGTCAATCGCGATACCGAAGAAATGAGCGGTCGCTTGAACTCCCGCAGACTGACCCCGGATGTCCTCGAGGAATGGCAACAACAGGCGATCCTCGTCTGCCGTATCCCTGAACTCCGCGGGCATGATGCTCAAGTTCTCATTGCGTGTGGCTTCGCGGATGTCGACGAAATTTCCTCAACCACACCGACCGAAATGTTCAAAATCGTCTCTCCATTCGTGAATTCCACGAAAGGACAAAGACTCTTGAGATCAGCCAAAACTCCTGATCTCGAAGAAGTCACCAGTTGGATCCAGTATGCTCAGCAATCCCGCTCTCTTCGAGCTGCATGA
- the purQ gene encoding phosphoribosylformylglycinamidine synthase I has product MATPRVCVLRAPGTNCDRETAFAFETAGAQAERVHLFRILEKPELLSDFQTLCIPGGFSYGDDVGAGVVFASQLRTQLAEVIGEFLQKDTLVLGICNGFQVLLKAGILPGGAGEWTNRDQTERQSTLTWNANGRYTDLWVNLKSCSEKNVFLKGVDTLESPIAHAEGRFIVKDESVIADWEANGQIALRYCDESGKTSKEILDYPVNPNGSLQNIAGLGDPTGRILGLMPHPERFLFATHHPQWTRKNLTGEGAGMQLFRNAVEYFG; this is encoded by the coding sequence ATGGCCACTCCCAGAGTTTGCGTTCTCCGTGCCCCGGGGACGAATTGTGATCGTGAAACTGCGTTTGCGTTTGAGACAGCCGGAGCGCAAGCGGAACGTGTTCATCTGTTTCGCATTCTTGAGAAACCAGAACTGCTCAGCGATTTTCAAACGCTTTGCATCCCCGGAGGATTCAGTTACGGGGACGACGTTGGAGCGGGGGTCGTCTTCGCAAGCCAACTGAGGACGCAACTCGCGGAAGTGATTGGAGAGTTTCTTCAGAAGGATACCTTGGTTCTGGGGATTTGTAACGGCTTTCAGGTGCTCCTGAAGGCTGGCATTCTCCCCGGTGGAGCAGGGGAATGGACGAACAGAGACCAGACTGAACGACAGTCAACGCTGACCTGGAATGCGAACGGTCGTTACACCGATCTGTGGGTGAATCTCAAATCCTGTTCGGAGAAGAATGTCTTCCTGAAAGGGGTCGACACCCTCGAATCCCCGATTGCCCACGCTGAAGGACGCTTCATCGTGAAAGATGAATCTGTAATCGCAGACTGGGAAGCCAACGGTCAAATCGCTCTGCGGTATTGTGACGAAAGCGGGAAGACCTCCAAAGAGATTCTCGACTATCCCGTGAATCCAAATGGATCGCTCCAGAACATCGCAGGTCTTGGTGACCCGACCGGGCGCATCCTCGGCCTGATGCCTCACCCGGAACGATTCCTCTTCGCAACTCACCACCCGCAATGGACTCGTAAGAATCTCACCGGCGAAGGTGCTGGCATGCAACTCTTTAGAAATGCTGTCGAGTATTTTGGTTGA
- a CDS encoding c-type cytochrome: MRKHGQTRKRGQMRTAWATTLLLAGAGLLASSTRSEDAPQSKQYPPGKLGEVVRLGEEIIARTSEHPLSKQYVQNKLNCTSCHLDSGRHPQAGSFLETAAAYPAWSPREKRVITLEDRALNCFMRSQNGIRPPNGSQVSVAITTYITWLSEGSALKMNPNKPLGPNHTPQLTLDGLKPNIERGAKLYANQCADCHSEDGLGTDEGPPVWGNDSYNDGAGLSRVPKLASWLKVAMPLGDETLTTQEALDIAAFVNSHSRPKFVLSEHLPEKEKLGEYNGTQE, encoded by the coding sequence ATGCGTAAACATGGACAGACGCGTAAACGTGGACAGATGCGAACGGCTTGGGCGACAACACTTCTTCTCGCTGGAGCTGGACTACTGGCGTCCTCGACGCGATCCGAGGATGCACCTCAGTCCAAGCAATATCCTCCCGGTAAGCTTGGTGAGGTTGTGCGACTAGGCGAAGAGATCATCGCTCGGACATCAGAGCATCCATTGTCCAAGCAGTATGTTCAAAACAAACTCAACTGCACTTCATGTCATCTGGACTCTGGCAGACACCCACAAGCTGGCAGCTTTCTGGAAACGGCAGCTGCATACCCTGCCTGGTCTCCCCGTGAGAAACGTGTCATCACTCTGGAAGACCGGGCCTTAAACTGTTTCATGCGGAGCCAGAACGGAATTCGCCCACCTAACGGGAGTCAGGTCTCTGTCGCGATCACGACATACATCACCTGGCTGTCCGAGGGGAGCGCATTAAAAATGAATCCGAACAAGCCGCTGGGTCCGAACCACACCCCGCAACTCACTCTCGATGGGCTGAAACCAAACATCGAACGTGGCGCCAAGCTTTACGCAAATCAATGTGCAGACTGCCACAGCGAAGATGGACTCGGCACAGACGAAGGCCCACCGGTCTGGGGGAACGACTCCTACAACGACGGTGCCGGATTGAGTCGCGTTCCGAAGCTCGCATCATGGCTCAAAGTGGCCATGCCGCTTGGTGACGAGACACTCACAACTCAGGAAGCTCTCGACATCGCAGCCTTCGTGAACAGCCATTCTCGACCGAAGTTTGTACTGTCTGAGCATCTGCCGGAAAAGGAAAAACTGGGCGAATACAACGGCACTCAGGAATAG
- a CDS encoding PVC-type heme-binding CxxCH protein, producing the protein MLRLISNYLVLLTLCFVSISGLLAAESKKDPNVVFILTDNHGAWTLGCYGNEEIRTPHIDKLAAEGTLMTRAFSSNPVCSPTRATFLTGLMPSQHGVHCFLHGGRLQVGPDARNTLEEFQSVPEILKSKGYRCGLVGKWHLGGNMQPQEELDDYWITMPHGGTSTFYGAGIIEDGKQRTEPKYLTEFWTDHAVDFIKQEDDRPFFLYLAYNGPYALGRLLLDEGKNRHVEHYRNQELKSFPNVDPHPWQFNNLDYMNNPISNRRVASEVSGVDDGVGRVMETLKEQGLDENTIVVFAADQGWAGGHGGFYGMGDHTRPVTATDEMMRIPMIWRHPQQIKAGQRSDLMVTNYDFMPTLINYLGFGDALTNDPPSPGRDFSAALKGKSIKDWVSEAFYEFEFLRTLRTDDWKLTRRYPNGPDELFNLKDDPQEQHNIYGASEALEQQETLQNRLNEFFKTNQLPKYDLLNGGESQTVLFNPPLPKQNVSVEEEAQKDEFDKSHLIRVPEGYTVEKVASSALAQHPMMAGFDDRGRLFVAESAGLNLRNNDLEEQLPNSIKMLEDTNGDGIFDKSTVFADKMTLPMGACWYRGSLYVAAPPYIWRLEDTDDDGVADVREKLPAKFGFSGNAASVSGCFLSPEGRIYWCDGRHGHEIKDRHGNVKSKKSGSYIFSSWPDGSDLQVHAGGGMDNPVEVDFTDSGDVLGTVNILYSSPRIDCLVHWLHGGTYPHSERVLGEFQPTGDLLGPVHQFGHVGVSGTTRYRSGVLERDFVDSMFVTIFNTGQLVRVELDKNGSTYQSKQHEFLTCSDPDFHPTDVLEDADGSLLLVDTGGWFRIGCPTSQIAKPDIKGGIYRIRKEGMPTWVDPRGLQIDWKELNNRQLIFMLMDTRFTVRERAIEECALRGESILADLKTWTQRGDIPIRKNGLWACTRMRTPEAQAVVRLGLTDRDETVRAIACKSAGVTKDAQAVQGLLESLKDTSPHVRRAALTSLGQIGEASAVAAILDHAPNIADRPEDHALIFALMQIDAPEETFKGLQSKDSSTRRVALTALHQMASDQIQADQVMNVIAAGGPGTMKASLRVLEDHPEWANSVAELISKWIDGEINIEESGVVSLLQKFAATQPLQPVLQKGLQTLPASPAKFSAMIQGIAGSPLKEVPADWKAPWMKSIEAKDQSVSQAALQGLKGVQHPFNDALQNIVNDSSATSESRLLAIEAIPAGTLSSPSFDFLIETIELGAPPNHVERAIAILGASNLNADQLKVVGGWLPSAGPLELQGIFKVIAKISDEDLLKEFASALATGRSRKTLATAQLEQLSKKWPASAKEALQPLLDELQAMEATQIEKLTRLEPLTKYGSVAKGREIFFSEKSKCATCHRIGDKGGKIGPDLSAIGRIRRERDLLEAVLFPSKTFAREYEPYSIITEDGKVVSGIISHETAETLSIQQATGDPVVIQRNEIEAMAPSAVSVMPQGLETGLSEQQLADLVAYLKSLTTGPQE; encoded by the coding sequence ATGTTGCGATTGATTTCAAATTATCTGGTTCTCTTAACTCTTTGCTTCGTCTCGATCAGCGGACTCTTGGCAGCAGAGTCAAAAAAAGATCCGAATGTTGTCTTTATTCTGACCGACAACCATGGAGCCTGGACGCTGGGCTGCTATGGCAACGAAGAAATTCGGACGCCTCACATCGACAAGCTGGCTGCAGAAGGGACGCTGATGACTCGGGCGTTTTCATCGAACCCGGTTTGCTCACCCACGCGGGCGACCTTTCTGACAGGTCTCATGCCGTCTCAGCACGGTGTCCACTGCTTCCTGCATGGTGGTCGATTACAGGTCGGTCCCGATGCCAGAAACACGCTCGAAGAATTTCAATCGGTCCCGGAAATTTTGAAATCAAAAGGATATCGCTGTGGGCTGGTCGGTAAATGGCATCTAGGCGGAAACATGCAGCCGCAGGAAGAGCTGGATGATTACTGGATCACGATGCCACATGGCGGCACATCAACTTTTTATGGTGCAGGAATCATTGAAGATGGCAAACAGCGAACCGAGCCGAAGTACCTGACCGAGTTCTGGACGGACCATGCAGTTGACTTCATCAAGCAGGAAGACGACCGTCCGTTCTTTCTCTATCTCGCTTACAACGGACCGTATGCTCTGGGGCGATTACTTCTCGATGAAGGGAAAAATCGGCATGTCGAACATTATCGCAACCAGGAGCTGAAATCGTTCCCGAATGTCGATCCGCATCCCTGGCAGTTCAACAATCTCGACTACATGAACAATCCGATTTCGAATCGTCGAGTGGCGAGCGAAGTGAGCGGCGTCGACGATGGTGTTGGTCGTGTGATGGAGACCCTCAAAGAACAGGGACTTGATGAGAATACGATTGTGGTCTTCGCTGCCGATCAAGGCTGGGCAGGCGGGCATGGCGGTTTTTATGGCATGGGTGACCACACTCGACCAGTCACTGCGACCGACGAAATGATGCGTATCCCGATGATCTGGAGGCATCCGCAGCAAATCAAAGCGGGTCAGCGTTCTGACTTAATGGTCACAAACTATGACTTCATGCCGACGTTGATCAACTATCTTGGTTTTGGCGATGCCCTCACCAACGATCCGCCATCTCCCGGACGAGACTTCTCAGCAGCACTGAAAGGGAAGTCAATCAAGGACTGGGTTTCGGAAGCGTTCTACGAATTCGAATTCTTGCGAACTTTGCGAACCGACGATTGGAAACTGACTCGCCGTTATCCGAATGGTCCTGATGAACTTTTCAATTTGAAAGATGATCCGCAAGAACAACACAATATCTACGGAGCGAGTGAAGCTCTCGAGCAGCAGGAAACATTGCAGAATCGGTTGAATGAATTTTTCAAGACGAACCAGCTTCCGAAGTACGACCTCCTGAATGGCGGCGAATCACAAACGGTTCTCTTCAATCCTCCTTTGCCAAAGCAGAACGTTTCAGTCGAGGAAGAGGCTCAGAAGGACGAGTTTGACAAGAGTCATTTGATCCGCGTCCCGGAAGGGTACACCGTTGAAAAGGTCGCCAGTTCCGCTTTGGCTCAACATCCAATGATGGCGGGATTCGATGATCGTGGTCGGTTGTTCGTCGCGGAGAGCGCCGGATTGAATCTGCGGAATAACGATCTTGAAGAGCAACTTCCGAATTCCATCAAGATGCTAGAAGATACCAACGGCGATGGAATCTTCGACAAGTCTACAGTCTTTGCAGACAAGATGACTCTTCCGATGGGGGCATGCTGGTATCGAGGATCTCTTTATGTCGCGGCTCCGCCATACATCTGGAGACTGGAAGACACAGACGACGACGGAGTCGCTGATGTTCGCGAAAAATTGCCAGCCAAGTTCGGATTCAGCGGAAACGCCGCGAGTGTCTCTGGCTGTTTCCTCAGCCCGGAAGGTCGGATCTATTGGTGCGATGGTCGCCATGGCCACGAAATCAAAGACCGACATGGGAACGTCAAATCGAAGAAATCGGGATCGTATATTTTCTCTTCCTGGCCCGATGGAAGCGACCTGCAAGTTCATGCGGGCGGAGGAATGGATAACCCGGTTGAAGTCGACTTCACCGACTCGGGCGATGTCCTCGGAACTGTCAATATCCTTTATTCTTCGCCACGCATTGATTGCCTTGTGCATTGGCTACACGGAGGAACGTATCCACACTCCGAGCGCGTCCTCGGGGAGTTCCAACCAACGGGTGATCTGCTTGGACCAGTGCATCAGTTCGGGCATGTTGGCGTCTCGGGAACTACGCGGTATCGCAGCGGAGTTCTAGAACGAGATTTTGTCGACAGTATGTTTGTCACCATCTTCAATACCGGGCAGTTGGTTCGTGTGGAGCTCGACAAAAATGGATCGACCTATCAATCCAAACAACACGAGTTCCTCACCTGCAGCGACCCGGATTTCCATCCCACAGATGTTCTTGAAGATGCCGATGGATCATTGTTGCTTGTCGATACGGGGGGCTGGTTCCGGATCGGGTGCCCCACTTCGCAAATCGCCAAACCGGATATCAAAGGGGGAATTTATCGGATTCGAAAAGAGGGAATGCCGACTTGGGTCGACCCGCGCGGATTACAAATCGACTGGAAAGAGTTGAACAATCGACAGCTGATTTTCATGTTGATGGACACACGATTTACTGTTCGTGAGCGTGCAATTGAAGAATGTGCATTGCGAGGCGAATCGATTCTTGCAGACCTGAAAACATGGACTCAACGGGGTGATATTCCTATTCGTAAAAATGGACTTTGGGCCTGCACACGCATGCGAACTCCCGAAGCTCAGGCTGTTGTGCGACTCGGTCTAACCGATCGAGATGAAACTGTTCGTGCTATTGCCTGCAAGTCCGCAGGAGTCACAAAGGATGCCCAAGCTGTTCAAGGATTGCTCGAATCGTTGAAGGATACATCGCCGCATGTGCGACGCGCAGCTTTGACGTCACTCGGCCAAATTGGAGAGGCCTCTGCCGTCGCTGCGATATTGGATCACGCTCCGAACATCGCTGATCGTCCAGAAGATCACGCACTGATCTTCGCGCTCATGCAAATTGATGCCCCAGAAGAAACATTCAAGGGGCTGCAATCCAAAGACTCCTCAACTCGTCGAGTTGCTCTGACAGCATTGCATCAAATGGCCTCCGATCAAATTCAGGCAGACCAAGTGATGAATGTGATCGCAGCTGGGGGACCAGGCACGATGAAAGCATCGCTGCGAGTACTGGAAGATCACCCGGAATGGGCGAACTCGGTCGCTGAGTTGATCTCAAAATGGATCGACGGAGAGATCAACATTGAAGAGTCGGGTGTTGTTTCGCTGCTTCAAAAATTCGCTGCAACGCAACCGCTGCAACCTGTGCTGCAAAAAGGGCTGCAAACTTTGCCAGCAAGCCCAGCAAAGTTCTCAGCCATGATTCAGGGGATCGCAGGGTCACCACTCAAAGAAGTCCCCGCAGACTGGAAAGCCCCATGGATGAAATCCATTGAAGCGAAAGACCAAAGCGTCTCTCAAGCTGCATTGCAAGGGCTGAAAGGAGTTCAACATCCGTTCAATGATGCTTTGCAAAATATCGTCAATGATTCATCAGCGACATCCGAAAGCCGACTCTTAGCAATTGAAGCGATCCCGGCTGGTACGCTGAGTTCACCGAGTTTCGATTTTCTGATCGAAACCATCGAACTTGGCGCACCACCAAATCATGTCGAACGGGCGATTGCCATCCTGGGGGCCTCGAACCTGAATGCGGATCAACTCAAAGTTGTGGGGGGATGGCTCCCTTCAGCTGGCCCGCTTGAGCTGCAGGGGATCTTCAAGGTGATCGCGAAGATTTCTGATGAAGACTTGTTAAAGGAGTTCGCCAGCGCACTGGCTACGGGGCGATCCCGCAAAACACTGGCGACTGCGCAGTTAGAACAACTCTCGAAGAAATGGCCTGCATCCGCTAAGGAGGCTCTGCAACCTTTGCTCGATGAATTGCAGGCAATGGAAGCGACTCAAATCGAAAAGCTGACTCGCCTTGAACCGCTCACGAAATATGGGAGCGTTGCAAAGGGGAGAGAAATTTTCTTCAGCGAAAAATCGAAATGTGCCACCTGTCATCGAATCGGAGACAAAGGAGGGAAGATCGGTCCCGATCTCTCAGCGATCGGAAGAATTCGTCGAGAACGTGACTTACTCGAAGCGGTGCTGTTTCCATCAAAGACATTCGCTCGTGAGTACGAACCTTATTCCATCATCACCGAAGACGGCAAAGTCGTCTCCGGCATCATCAGCCATGAAACTGCCGAAACGCTTTCCATCCAACAGGCAACCGGCGACCCCGTGGTCATTCAGCGAAACGAAATCGAAGCCATGGCTCCTTCCGCCGTCTCCGTCATGCCACAAGGCCTGGAAACTGGCCTCAGCGAACAACAACTCGCCGACCTGGTCGCCTACCTGAAGTCCCTGACAACTGGGCCACAGGAATGA
- a CDS encoding DEAD/DEAH box helicase family protein has translation MSIATVILGESGSGKTSSLRTLDPNQTLIIQPVKKPLPFRSAGWESSVRPTDDPAEIQKIIPEAYRAGKRVFVIDDFQYTMANAFMRRSGEKSFDKFTEIGRSAWDVMQAANNGPNDARVYFLWHTETTADGRTKAKTIGKMLDEKITVEGLFSIVLRCHCLDGQHFFTTTTDGSDPVKSPFDMFASPSIPNDLGHVDAAICEYYGIR, from the coding sequence ATGAGCATTGCAACCGTTATTTTAGGCGAGTCTGGCAGCGGAAAAACTTCCAGCCTACGCACGCTTGACCCGAACCAAACCTTGATTATCCAGCCGGTGAAAAAGCCGTTGCCGTTTCGCTCGGCAGGCTGGGAATCGTCCGTACGGCCTACAGATGATCCGGCCGAAATTCAAAAGATTATCCCGGAAGCGTACAGAGCCGGGAAGCGGGTTTTCGTCATTGACGATTTTCAGTACACAATGGCGAACGCTTTCATGCGTCGGAGCGGTGAAAAGTCTTTCGATAAATTCACTGAAATCGGCCGGTCAGCTTGGGACGTTATGCAAGCGGCCAACAATGGGCCGAACGATGCGCGCGTCTACTTTCTTTGGCACACCGAGACAACAGCGGACGGCCGGACGAAGGCCAAGACCATTGGCAAGATGCTCGACGAAAAGATTACCGTTGAGGGCTTGTTCTCAATCGTCTTGCGTTGCCATTGCCTGGACGGACAGCACTTCTTCACAACCACTACAGACGGTTCAGACCCGGTCAAATCTCCGTTTGATATGTTTGCTTCGCCGAGCATTCCTAACGATCTCGGCCACGTAGACGCGGCCATTTGCGAGTATTACGGGATCCGTTAA